Proteins encoded within one genomic window of Schaalia sp. HMT-172:
- a CDS encoding amino acid permease codes for MMALGLAIGAGFFLGTGSAIHQAGPAVLVSYLLAAIIVVSVMLALAELASSLPSTGSFSSYAEAGIGRWAGFTIGWLYWVMLIMVSGLEVTGAATFFVGWFPGVSQWVVALVIVVVIGGINLLAAGQYGEIEAWLSMVKIIAIVGFLCVGVFLVARTALVGPLPGHEGVLQNVLGHNGFAPNGLSGIAVALLAVITSFGGLEIVTIAAAEAEDPRAAMASAIRSVITRILVFYVGSVLLLTALLPWDSEAMEKKAFAAVLEMAGVPAVGTIMEVIIFMALVSAFSANIYASSRMAYSLSARDMGPRWLLGASASEKAHAHTVVEAALEDDEAVLAVERQGDIEAGRTPKRAVGLVVALALLAVLGNWYLPGEILTMLINAIGMVLLIVWTFIIISLMRLHPSLERSGSLVIHMPGWPWLPWVVLVGLAGIAALMLTSDEGRSQLVSMGALTLIIVAIYFVRQLVRSRATK; via the coding sequence ATGATGGCCCTGGGCCTGGCGATCGGTGCCGGCTTCTTCCTGGGCACGGGCTCCGCCATTCACCAGGCGGGCCCTGCCGTCCTCGTGTCCTACCTGCTGGCCGCCATCATCGTCGTGTCCGTGATGCTGGCCCTCGCGGAGCTGGCCTCGTCGCTGCCGTCGACCGGCTCTTTCTCGTCCTACGCCGAGGCCGGGATCGGCCGGTGGGCCGGGTTCACCATCGGGTGGCTGTATTGGGTCATGCTCATCATGGTGTCGGGCCTGGAGGTGACGGGCGCGGCCACGTTCTTCGTCGGCTGGTTCCCGGGCGTGTCTCAGTGGGTCGTCGCCCTGGTCATCGTCGTCGTCATTGGTGGTATTAACCTGCTGGCCGCCGGTCAGTACGGCGAGATCGAGGCCTGGCTGTCGATGGTGAAGATCATCGCGATCGTCGGCTTCCTGTGCGTGGGTGTCTTCCTGGTCGCGCGCACCGCGCTCGTTGGGCCGCTGCCCGGACACGAGGGTGTCCTGCAGAACGTCCTGGGTCACAACGGTTTCGCGCCCAACGGCCTGTCGGGTATCGCCGTGGCTCTCCTGGCCGTCATCACGTCGTTCGGTGGCCTCGAAATCGTCACGATCGCCGCCGCCGAGGCCGAGGACCCCCGCGCCGCGATGGCCAGCGCGATCCGTTCGGTCATTACCCGCATCCTCGTGTTCTACGTGGGTTCCGTCCTCCTGCTGACCGCCCTGCTGCCCTGGGACAGTGAGGCGATGGAGAAGAAGGCCTTCGCCGCCGTCCTCGAGATGGCTGGCGTCCCGGCCGTCGGAACCATCATGGAGGTCATTATCTTCATGGCGCTGGTTTCTGCGTTCTCCGCGAATATCTACGCGTCCTCGCGCATGGCTTACTCCCTGTCCGCGCGCGACATGGGGCCGCGCTGGCTGCTGGGGGCTTCCGCTTCTGAGAAGGCGCACGCGCACACCGTTGTCGAGGCTGCCCTCGAGGACGACGAGGCCGTCCTGGCAGTCGAGAGGCAGGGTGACATCGAGGCCGGGCGTACCCCGAAGCGCGCGGTCGGCCTGGTCGTCGCGCTGGCGCTCCTGGCGGTCCTGGGCAACTGGTACCTGCCCGGTGAGATCTTGACGATGCTCATCAACGCGATCGGCATGGTCCTCCTCATCGTGTGGACCTTCATCATCATCTCGCTCATGCGCCTACACCCCTCTCTGGAGCGCAGTGGCTCCCTGGTGATCCACATGCCCGGATGGCCGTGGCTGCCGTGGGTTGTCCTGGTGGGCCTGGCTGGCATCGCCGCGCTCATGCTCACGAGCGACGAGGGCCGCTCTCAGCTGGTCTCGATGGGCGCGCTCACGCTCATCATCGTCGCGATCTACTTCGTGCGTCAGCTGGTGAGATCGCGCGCCACCAAGTAG
- a CDS encoding HNH endonuclease family protein, whose product MAHKRRRSIGDMIGVLLIVVALVWAFAPGVGWDLLGLRSRLGWPPMRSGEALSSLPDTEAARQLRELAVRSADEASVVPDYDRQAFGQRWADTDHNGCDTRNDILARDLARPTFKPGTRDCVVLTGTLAEPYTGTTIQFQRGDKSSALVQIDHVVALADAWRSGAWQWDAQRRQEFANDPENLLAVDGAANEDKSASSADQWLPPNAAFRCDYVKRQIAVKYAYGLSVTQAEQDAMATQLTTCSDDP is encoded by the coding sequence ATGGCACACAAGCGCCGCAGGAGCATCGGGGATATGATCGGCGTCCTGCTGATCGTCGTCGCCCTGGTGTGGGCCTTCGCGCCCGGCGTCGGCTGGGACCTGCTGGGCCTGCGCTCGCGCCTGGGATGGCCTCCGATGCGCAGCGGGGAGGCGCTGTCCTCCTTGCCTGACACCGAGGCGGCCCGCCAGCTGCGCGAACTCGCCGTCCGGTCCGCGGATGAGGCGTCAGTCGTCCCGGATTACGACCGTCAGGCCTTCGGCCAGCGGTGGGCGGACACCGACCACAACGGCTGCGATACCCGTAACGACATCCTCGCCCGGGACCTCGCGCGACCCACCTTCAAGCCGGGCACGCGGGACTGCGTGGTGCTCACCGGGACGCTCGCCGAACCCTACACGGGCACCACGATCCAGTTCCAGAGGGGGGACAAGAGCTCTGCCCTGGTCCAGATCGACCACGTCGTCGCCCTGGCTGACGCGTGGCGCTCGGGGGCCTGGCAATGGGACGCGCAGCGGCGCCAGGAGTTCGCCAACGACCCCGAGAACCTCCTGGCGGTCGACGGGGCGGCAAACGAGGACAAGTCGGCGTCCTCCGCTGACCAGTGGCTGCCGCCCAACGCCGCCTTCCGTTGCGACTACGTCAAGCGGCAGATCGCCGTCAAATACGCCTACGGCCTCAGCGTCACTCAGGCCGAACAGGACGCGATGGCGACCCAGCTGACTACCTGCTCGGACGATCCCTAG
- a CDS encoding VanZ family protein, whose amino-acid sequence MYTAINWAMDAGLYAAVTVLTCALWWLLGRRADRARLRGRPPRATSHDEAPGHASHDQLTVSKALPLIYRRSKRTGALLPREDNPHTPTTAEIPVVAAQASSMWRLPRALPLAWILYLAGLLIFTLLPIPSDPVAACAAIIHWDNYVPFGSLVAVADQFRDGEQLRGTLYALSILLNIALFVPLGALAETTWRIRRARQAREDLPTDGGRLARSIPTRRVLVWIAIGALVSCLIEFTQYTGLFGIVPCTYRVVDIDDVITNTIGTYLGVRLLPLIARNARFMGA is encoded by the coding sequence ATGTACACGGCAATCAACTGGGCGATGGACGCGGGCTTGTACGCGGCCGTCACCGTGCTCACCTGCGCCCTGTGGTGGCTCCTCGGCCGACGCGCCGACCGCGCGCGCCTACGCGGGCGTCCCCCGCGCGCCACCTCGCACGACGAGGCCCCCGGCCACGCCAGCCACGACCAGCTCACCGTCTCCAAGGCCCTGCCCCTCATCTACCGTCGATCCAAGCGGACCGGCGCCCTCCTGCCGCGAGAAGACAACCCGCACACCCCCACGACCGCGGAGATTCCCGTGGTCGCGGCCCAGGCCTCGTCGATGTGGAGGCTGCCGAGGGCACTGCCCCTCGCGTGGATCCTCTACCTGGCGGGCCTCCTGATCTTCACGCTCCTGCCGATCCCCTCCGACCCGGTGGCAGCCTGCGCCGCGATCATCCACTGGGACAACTACGTGCCCTTCGGGTCCCTGGTCGCCGTCGCCGACCAATTCCGCGACGGCGAACAGCTGCGCGGCACCCTCTACGCCCTGTCGATCCTCCTCAACATCGCCCTGTTCGTGCCCCTCGGCGCGCTCGCGGAGACGACGTGGAGGATTCGGCGCGCCCGCCAAGCCCGCGAGGACCTGCCCACCGACGGCGGGCGCCTGGCCCGTTCCATTCCCACCCGTCGCGTGCTCGTATGGATTGCGATCGGCGCCCTCGTCTCCTGCCTGATCGAATTCACCCAGTACACGGGCCTGTTCGGCATCGTGCCCTGCACCTACCGCGTCGTCGACATCGACGACGTCATCACCAACACGATCGGCACCTACCTGGGCGTGCGGCTCCTGCCCCTCATCGCGCGCAACGCGCGCTTCATGGGCGCGTAG
- a CDS encoding type II toxin-antitoxin system death-on-curing family toxin, translated as MPCEFLSLEDLLDIVAALRIGPVQDLGLLDAAALRPQTTLLGKDAYPSTAAKAAALLESLTKNHALIDGNKRLAWAACSAFLSLNALEISETVSDDDVYGLVVAVDSSRVTFERVCATLSEWTATRP; from the coding sequence ATGCCGTGCGAGTTTCTCTCACTTGAGGACCTGCTGGATATCGTGGCCGCACTGAGAATCGGTCCCGTTCAAGATCTCGGCCTCCTCGATGCGGCGGCCTTGCGCCCACAGACGACGCTGCTGGGCAAGGACGCTTACCCGTCCACCGCAGCCAAGGCTGCAGCTTTACTCGAATCACTCACGAAGAACCACGCGCTGATCGACGGCAACAAGCGCCTTGCGTGGGCTGCCTGTTCCGCTTTCTTATCTCTCAACGCGCTCGAAATCTCAGAAACAGTTTCCGACGATGATGTGTACGGCCTTGTGGTCGCCGTCGATTCCTCTCGCGTGACGTTCGAGCGAGTCTGCGCCACGCTATCGGAGTGGACGGCTACGCGCCCATGA
- a CDS encoding type II toxin-antitoxin system VapB family antitoxin: MAMTLRLDEEHARKLDELAQRAGTSKHDAVLRAIDEEFNRMTHRQRVTDALNQTVERWGDALERLGQ, encoded by the coding sequence ATGGCTATGACACTCCGACTCGACGAGGAACACGCACGCAAGCTCGACGAGCTCGCCCAGCGCGCCGGCACGTCCAAACACGATGCAGTGCTGCGCGCCATCGACGAGGAGTTCAACCGCATGACGCACCGCCAGCGCGTGACCGACGCACTCAACCAGACCGTTGAGCGCTGGGGGGACGCGCTGGAGCGACTTGGACAGTAG
- a CDS encoding DNA-binding response regulator, with translation MTIRVLVADDQAMIRGALAGLLDLERDIEVVAQAADGAQALDELARLASADAPAHAPARASAPVDVAIIDVEMPRMDGITATQAIRERFPGVRVLIVTTFGRPGYLQRALDAGATGFTVKDAPVETLAEGVRTVAAGGRVIDQNLALEALAAGSSPLTDREADVLREVEGGGTIADIAHSLHLSQGTVRNHVSSSMLKMDARTRAEAASLARAAGWL, from the coding sequence GTGACGATTCGGGTACTCGTGGCCGATGACCAGGCGATGATTCGCGGGGCGTTGGCTGGGTTGCTGGACCTGGAACGCGATATTGAGGTCGTCGCGCAGGCCGCAGACGGCGCGCAGGCACTCGATGAGCTGGCGCGCCTGGCATCAGCGGACGCCCCTGCCCACGCCCCTGCCCGCGCGAGTGCCCCCGTCGACGTCGCCATCATCGACGTCGAGATGCCCCGCATGGACGGCATCACGGCCACGCAGGCGATCCGGGAGCGTTTCCCGGGGGTGCGCGTGCTCATCGTGACGACCTTCGGGCGCCCGGGTTACTTGCAGCGCGCCCTCGACGCGGGGGCGACGGGCTTCACGGTGAAGGACGCGCCGGTCGAGACTCTCGCCGAGGGCGTGCGGACGGTGGCCGCGGGCGGGCGGGTGATCGACCAGAATCTGGCGTTGGAGGCGCTGGCGGCGGGGTCTTCTCCCCTGACGGATCGCGAGGCCGACGTGTTGCGCGAGGTCGAAGGCGGAGGCACGATCGCCGACATCGCCCATTCCCTCCATCTCAGCCAGGGGACGGTGCGCAACCACGTGTCCTCGTCGATGCTGAAGATGGACGCACGCACCCGCGCCGAGGCCGCGTCCCTGGCCCGCGCCGCCGGCTGGCTGTAG